The Psychrobacter sp. LV10R520-6 genome includes a region encoding these proteins:
- a CDS encoding DMT family transporter: MKSSTHFKEHKDNLPLAVSVIIIAVLALSLGDALIKFTSAEFVIWQIFVLRSLLVMPILLLYLWIKVPSALSVPPALGWTMLRSIMLVGMWLAYYLALPNLDLSIAAATYYTLPIFITLFSAGFIGDKISRLGWMAVIVGFLGVLLILRPKAGDFNLFAILPLISAVLYALSMILTRTKCREVNPVMLSLALNLTFVVVGTLAAFLISSIVSEPRKGFLLASWTNMGFVEWALMALLAAAILIGSVGAAIAYQKAPPAVIGTFDFAYVGFAILWGLVFFAEVPDMLSLIGIFLIVVAGFMSLRQ, translated from the coding sequence TTGAAATCTAGTACACACTTTAAAGAACATAAAGATAACTTACCTCTCGCAGTATCGGTAATTATCATAGCGGTATTAGCGCTTTCACTAGGTGATGCATTAATCAAGTTCACCAGCGCAGAGTTTGTTATCTGGCAAATATTTGTTCTGCGCTCGCTCCTAGTGATGCCTATTCTTCTGCTTTATCTTTGGATTAAAGTGCCAAGTGCTTTATCTGTTCCACCAGCGCTAGGCTGGACAATGCTTCGTAGCATCATGCTAGTTGGCATGTGGCTCGCTTACTACCTGGCTTTACCAAATCTAGATTTGTCGATTGCTGCTGCGACCTATTATACACTACCTATTTTTATAACTCTTTTTTCAGCCGGGTTTATTGGTGACAAAATCAGTCGTCTTGGATGGATGGCAGTAATTGTCGGATTTTTAGGGGTCTTATTAATACTGCGCCCAAAAGCTGGAGATTTTAACCTCTTTGCTATTTTGCCGTTAATTTCCGCTGTGCTTTATGCCTTGTCAATGATCCTAACTCGTACCAAGTGCCGAGAAGTTAATCCAGTCATGCTATCGCTTGCACTGAACCTGACATTCGTTGTCGTAGGGACACTGGCTGCGTTTTTGATTTCGTCAATCGTTTCTGAACCACGTAAAGGTTTCTTATTAGCTTCATGGACAAACATGGGGTTCGTAGAATGGGCGTTAATGGCACTGTTGGCAGCTGCAATTCTGATAGGTAGTGTAGGAGCAGCAATTGCTTATCAAAAGGCACCGCCCGCAGTCATTGGTACATTTGACTTTGCGTATGTTGGATTTGCTATATTATGGGGGCTAGTATTTTTTGCCGAAGTTCCAGACATGCTATCTTTAATTGGAATCTTCTTGATTGTCGTAGCAGGATTCATGTCCTTACGGCAATAA
- the lptG gene encoding LPS export ABC transporter permease LptG, which yields MSKTQPAKLKVLGRYVKVNALLAIIGAVLGLWALQLLFSYLSELDSLNDSYTMSEALKYILYRSPYFLEQFIPTGALLGAVVGLGLLANKSELVVMRASGISVYRIVGWVLQPALVFVLLALAINQFVLPHSNQLANNIHNEDSSSLVTSVRGYWTVQPRFKTVDGNYDNNAENGADNNSESSKLQPDGSDILYIDYADVQGNIGTVKRWHLDNNGNLQMAIHAEGGRYSGRKPINNASSKASEQYSYEWQLSNMTRLTINQGFDSSQAKQSSDTLSLPFAPKSVYLLTRKAEDLSLTQLYEHRQFMRQQDKRSLTHELAFWQKLLSPLSILSLVIVACSFVFGSLRTHSLGLRIVVALLFGLLFSYVQDLVGFISLATGFSPLLMVLLPIIASAVLGGYLLKRQM from the coding sequence ATGTCCAAAACTCAACCTGCCAAACTAAAAGTGCTCGGGCGCTACGTTAAAGTCAATGCGCTACTCGCGATTATCGGGGCGGTACTTGGACTGTGGGCGCTACAACTTTTATTCTCTTACTTATCTGAGCTTGATTCGCTAAACGACAGCTATACTATGTCTGAGGCGCTCAAATATATTCTTTATCGTTCACCTTATTTTTTAGAACAATTTATTCCCACAGGGGCGCTATTAGGCGCGGTAGTAGGCTTAGGGTTGCTGGCGAATAAAAGCGAGCTAGTGGTCATGCGCGCTTCAGGGATCAGCGTCTATCGTATTGTTGGCTGGGTATTACAGCCCGCCTTGGTTTTTGTGCTGTTGGCATTGGCTATCAATCAGTTTGTGCTGCCCCATAGCAATCAATTGGCTAACAACATTCATAATGAAGACAGCAGCTCGCTGGTCACGTCCGTACGCGGTTATTGGACGGTGCAGCCGCGCTTTAAGACCGTTGATGGCAATTATGACAACAATGCTGAAAATGGTGCCGACAATAATTCTGAGAGCTCAAAACTACAGCCTGATGGTAGTGATATTTTATATATTGATTATGCCGATGTGCAAGGTAATATTGGCACGGTAAAACGTTGGCATTTGGATAACAATGGCAACTTACAAATGGCTATTCATGCCGAGGGTGGGCGCTATTCCGGTCGCAAGCCTATAAACAATGCCAGCTCAAAAGCTAGCGAGCAATATAGCTATGAGTGGCAACTGAGCAATATGACCAGGCTGACTATCAATCAAGGCTTTGATAGCAGCCAAGCCAAACAGTCTTCTGACACTTTAAGTCTGCCATTTGCCCCTAAATCTGTCTATCTACTTACGCGTAAGGCGGAAGATCTGTCGCTCACCCAATTATATGAGCATCGTCAGTTTATGCGACAGCAAGATAAACGCTCTTTAACGCATGAGTTGGCTTTTTGGCAAAAGCTACTGTCCCCCTTATCTATTTTATCTCTAGTGATTGTCGCTTGCTCATTCGTCTTTGGTTCCCTGCGTACGCATAGCTTGGGTCTGCGTATCGTAGTGGCATTATTATTCGGCTTACTGTTTAGTTATGTTCAGGATTTGGTCGGCTTTATATCGCTGGCAACTGGATTTTCGCCGTTATTGATGGTGTTATTACCTATTATCGCTAGTGCTGTATTGGGCGGCTATCTGCTAAAACGGCAGATGTAG
- the sstT gene encoding serine/threonine transporter SstT: MRSLVAMYQRIGLVPLIIIGLVLGVLIGWLAPSIGIALGLLGTLFVGALKAVAPVLVFVLVMAAISQHRSGNEVYVKPVIIMYIFGTFLAALTAVGASFLFPTELVLVNATVEQVPPANLKEVLTNLLLNLVANPVNAVAEANYIGILAWAIIIGFALRQASDTARTIVGDFADAMSQVVKWVIALAPLGILGLVANTVAETGFAALAGYARILMVLVGCMLFIALVANPLIVLIKTGKNPYPLVFTCLRESGITAFFTRSSAANIPVNMNLARKLGLHEDTYSVTIPLGATINMAGAAITINVLTLAAAHTLGIEVTFASALLLSLVATISACGASGVAGGSLLLIPLASSLFSIPNDIAMQVVAIGFIIGVVQDSAETALNSSTDVLFTAAADPTYSR; this comes from the coding sequence ATGCGTTCATTAGTTGCGATGTACCAACGAATAGGGCTGGTACCGCTGATTATTATTGGCTTAGTATTGGGTGTGTTAATCGGCTGGCTTGCTCCCAGCATCGGTATTGCATTAGGACTTTTGGGGACCTTGTTTGTTGGCGCGCTAAAAGCAGTTGCTCCGGTACTGGTGTTTGTTTTAGTTATGGCAGCGATTAGCCAACATCGTAGTGGCAATGAAGTCTACGTTAAGCCCGTCATTATTATGTATATATTCGGCACTTTTTTGGCTGCACTAACGGCAGTAGGGGCAAGCTTTCTATTTCCAACCGAGCTGGTGTTAGTTAACGCTACCGTTGAGCAAGTACCACCGGCCAACCTAAAAGAAGTTCTGACCAACCTACTACTTAACCTAGTCGCTAATCCGGTCAACGCGGTAGCTGAAGCCAACTATATTGGCATCTTAGCGTGGGCAATCATCATCGGCTTTGCGCTTCGTCAAGCCAGTGATACCGCACGCACCATCGTAGGCGACTTTGCTGATGCCATGTCCCAAGTGGTGAAATGGGTGATTGCTCTGGCACCTCTTGGGATCTTAGGCTTGGTTGCCAATACGGTCGCTGAAACTGGCTTTGCCGCCTTAGCAGGTTATGCCCGTATCTTAATGGTATTGGTCGGCTGTATGCTCTTTATTGCCTTAGTTGCTAACCCGTTAATTGTGCTGATCAAGACTGGCAAAAACCCTTATCCATTAGTATTTACTTGCCTGCGCGAATCAGGGATTACCGCATTTTTTACTCGCAGCTCAGCGGCCAACATTCCGGTCAACATGAACCTTGCACGCAAATTAGGTCTACACGAAGATACTTATTCAGTGACTATTCCACTGGGTGCCACTATTAATATGGCTGGCGCAGCTATCACTATTAACGTCTTAACGCTTGCGGCTGCCCATACATTAGGAATTGAAGTTACTTTTGCCTCGGCTCTATTGTTAAGTCTCGTCGCTACTATTAGTGCTTGCGGTGCCTCAGGTGTGGCTGGCGGCTCATTGCTATTGATTCCACTTGCCAGTAGCTTATTTAGTATTCCGAATGACATTGCTATGCAAGTGGTTGCCATCGGCTTTATCATTGGGGTGGTGCAAGATTCCGCAGAAACTGCATTGAACTCATCAACTGACGTGTTATTTACGGCAGCAGCTGATCCTACATATTCTCGTTAA
- a CDS encoding DnaJ C-terminal domain-containing protein, which translates to MAEENYYDILGVKKDASDADIKKKYRKLVRQYHPDVSDAPDADNKIAEINNAYETIRDKDKRAEYDAMLNNPFAGQGGGFGGQAGGGGQRWEDMKGQFGEGEAFGDGGFRFDDIFSAFGRGARGQEGGQSQQSGFDQFGGGFGTQDSKGQDQHAEINVDLASVYNGDDYSIKLNVPVRQLNGNVEYDNKTLKIKIPKGITDDKQIRLAGQGAAGSGSGKNGDLFLKVKITHADNIRLEGANVYQTVNITPWEAALGEKINVTTPAGTLGVTIPKNSKSGSNLRLKNKGIPAKQAGDLYLKLNIVNPEVNTEAATQAYEQLKQAFADTSINR; encoded by the coding sequence ATGGCAGAAGAAAACTACTATGACATCTTAGGGGTCAAAAAAGACGCCTCAGATGCGGATATCAAAAAAAAATACCGCAAGCTTGTACGTCAATATCATCCGGATGTTAGCGATGCTCCGGACGCTGACAATAAGATTGCCGAAATTAATAATGCTTATGAAACCATAAGAGACAAAGACAAGCGTGCTGAATATGATGCCATGCTAAACAATCCGTTTGCCGGTCAAGGTGGTGGCTTCGGTGGACAGGCGGGCGGTGGTGGTCAACGCTGGGAAGATATGAAAGGTCAATTTGGTGAAGGCGAAGCCTTTGGCGATGGCGGCTTTCGCTTCGATGATATCTTTTCCGCATTTGGTCGCGGTGCACGCGGGCAAGAGGGCGGCCAATCACAGCAGAGCGGCTTTGATCAATTCGGCGGTGGTTTTGGCACGCAAGATAGCAAAGGTCAAGACCAGCACGCGGAAATTAACGTTGATTTGGCGTCGGTCTATAATGGCGATGACTATAGTATCAAACTGAACGTTCCCGTCCGTCAGCTTAATGGTAACGTGGAATATGATAATAAAACCCTCAAAATCAAGATTCCTAAAGGGATTACCGATGATAAACAGATCCGCTTAGCAGGACAAGGTGCTGCGGGTAGTGGGAGCGGCAAAAATGGCGATTTATTCTTAAAGGTTAAAATTACTCATGCCGATAATATTCGTCTAGAAGGCGCCAATGTTTATCAAACGGTAAACATCACCCCATGGGAAGCGGCGCTCGGTGAAAAAATTAATGTCACCACCCCAGCAGGAACTTTAGGCGTCACTATTCCCAAAAACAGTAAGTCTGGTAGTAATTTGCGCCTCAAAAATAAAGGTATCCCTGCCAAGCAAGCCGGCGATTTATACTTAAAGTTGAATATTGTCAATCCAGAGGTCAACACTGAAGCGGCAACCCAAGCTTATGAGCAATTAAAGCAAGCCTTTGCCGATACCAGTATTAACCGTTAA
- a CDS encoding chaperone modulator CbpM, with product MKHSPELTDIIMSLDELISACGQERQWVIALIEESIIEYDVPESEQFSGYQLTTVRRASRLSRDFEASVPAIGLIIELLDELEQLRQFKRQWEVETPMIEVEVSTLK from the coding sequence ATGAAACACTCGCCCGAATTAACCGACATTATCATGAGTTTAGATGAGCTGATATCTGCCTGTGGTCAAGAGCGCCAATGGGTTATTGCTTTGATTGAAGAAAGTATCATTGAATATGACGTACCTGAAAGCGAACAGTTCAGCGGCTATCAGCTGACTACTGTTCGTCGCGCATCCCGCCTTAGCCGTGACTTTGAAGCCAGCGTGCCAGCGATTGGCTTAATCATTGAGCTATTAGATGAACTTGAGCAGCTGCGTCAGTTTAAGCGCCAGTGGGAAGTAGAAACGCCGATGATTGAAGTAGAAGTCAGCACTTTAAAATAA
- a CDS encoding cysteine hydrolase family protein: MSVPSTLLELAGGQSATIDWSNCAIVLIDFQNEYVDGAMPLGDAGSKATANARLLLDKARKESIPLFHIAHHGNEKIFDPSSSNVAIVDSLQPMNDEKTVTKTHPNAFHDTQLQELIKATGKQQIIFAGFMSHMCVSSSVRAAFDLGFENFVCHDACATRALPDAKGQAINADVVHNTAMAALQDRFATLVSTDKLVGK; the protein is encoded by the coding sequence ATGTCTGTTCCTTCTACCCTACTTGAACTCGCTGGTGGTCAATCTGCTACGATTGATTGGTCAAATTGCGCTATTGTCTTGATTGATTTTCAGAATGAATATGTTGACGGTGCGATGCCTTTAGGTGATGCCGGTAGCAAAGCAACGGCCAACGCGCGTCTGCTACTTGATAAAGCACGAAAAGAAAGTATTCCTTTATTTCATATTGCCCATCACGGTAATGAGAAGATTTTTGATCCGTCATCTTCCAATGTTGCCATTGTTGATAGCTTACAACCAATGAACGACGAGAAAACCGTCACCAAAACGCACCCCAATGCCTTTCATGACACACAGCTACAAGAGCTTATAAAGGCCACTGGCAAACAGCAAATTATCTTTGCTGGTTTTATGAGTCACATGTGTGTTAGCTCAAGCGTGCGGGCGGCCTTTGATTTGGGCTTTGAGAACTTTGTTTGTCATGACGCCTGTGCTACTCGCGCTTTACCTGATGCAAAAGGGCAAGCGATAAATGCTGATGTCGTGCATAACACTGCCATGGCAGCGCTGCAAGATAGATTTGCCACTTTAGTCTCGACTGATAAGTTGGTTGGTAAATAG
- a CDS encoding LPS export ABC transporter permease LptF, whose protein sequence is MILRRYMTRQVASTTALVLGFLMMMMLGGRLVRYFGIAAEGNLDISLLFTIIGYNLPYFLELILPLAFFIALMLVFGRLYVDQEMAVINASGVSRGKLARLMTPLILALFVGEAALSVVGKPWGVRSSETIWQEQALTSAFDLIRPTEFITNGNYHLYVGSLSDNKKQLQDVILIQTKPVDQGSAIRNTDTKNTDPDPTDQLSIPDLPKALTDTIDSSNQSISKDIITLAKRAEQVDNDGSGVTQLDLFQGRRYEVGAGSLKYNQVSFDRYRITLTGSSKEVVTEDNIKTQAIGPLWQAATGSAQTGSVNAIRAAKAELGYRLALPWLMIIAPMLAVPLAQVRPRQGRWLRLFPSVLLFVSCAMGVISLKNAVSKGSVSVWSYAWLILGFMVLALYMNWGNRIQHRLRFRQKDKQPVTDNSFDHSDSNNHGNGSQGGQL, encoded by the coding sequence GTGATATTACGCCGCTACATGACCCGTCAGGTTGCCTCAACCACTGCTTTGGTATTGGGGTTTTTGATGATGATGATGCTTGGTGGACGGCTGGTACGTTACTTTGGTATCGCTGCCGAAGGCAACTTAGATATCAGCCTGTTATTTACTATCATTGGTTATAACCTACCGTACTTTTTAGAGTTAATTCTACCTTTAGCCTTTTTTATTGCCCTGATGCTAGTGTTTGGGCGGCTTTACGTTGATCAAGAGATGGCGGTTATTAATGCGAGCGGGGTCTCTCGCGGTAAGCTCGCGCGGTTGATGACACCATTAATTTTGGCCTTATTCGTAGGTGAAGCGGCGTTATCAGTGGTTGGTAAACCTTGGGGCGTACGCTCATCCGAGACTATCTGGCAGGAGCAAGCACTAACCAGCGCCTTTGATCTGATTCGCCCAACTGAATTTATAACCAATGGTAATTATCACTTGTATGTGGGCAGCCTAAGCGATAATAAAAAACAGCTACAAGACGTAATATTAATTCAAACGAAACCTGTCGATCAAGGCAGCGCTATAAGAAATACAGATACAAAAAATACAGACCCTGATCCAACCGATCAACTGTCCATTCCTGACTTGCCTAAAGCGTTAACTGACACTATAGACAGCAGTAACCAGTCTATTAGCAAAGATATTATTACGCTGGCTAAACGTGCGGAGCAAGTGGACAATGACGGTAGCGGCGTAACTCAGTTGGATTTATTTCAAGGGCGGCGTTATGAAGTGGGCGCGGGCAGTCTAAAGTATAATCAAGTTAGCTTTGATCGCTACCGTATTACTTTAACCGGATCGTCTAAAGAGGTAGTGACTGAAGACAATATTAAAACTCAAGCGATTGGACCCTTATGGCAAGCGGCGACCGGTAGCGCGCAAACCGGCAGTGTCAATGCCATACGTGCCGCGAAAGCGGAGCTTGGCTATCGTTTAGCGCTACCGTGGCTGATGATTATTGCGCCCATGCTGGCCGTGCCGCTGGCGCAAGTGCGTCCCCGTCAAGGGCGCTGGCTGCGTCTGTTTCCATCGGTATTGCTATTTGTCAGCTGTGCGATGGGGGTTATATCGCTGAAGAACGCAGTAAGTAAAGGTAGCGTTAGCGTGTGGTCGTACGCTTGGTTGATATTAGGATTTATGGTATTGGCACTTTATATGAATTGGGGCAATCGTATCCAACATCGGCTGCGCTTTCGCCAAAAAGACAAGCAACCTGTAACGGACAATAGCTTCGATCATTCAGACAGTAACAACCATGGCAACGGTTCTCAAGGAGGGCAATTATAA
- a CDS encoding leucyl aminopeptidase translates to MNIKLTQHLPKTHTQKILKKEAKNKDEACLVVLVDDKKNILAESALSDYQARIEQLIEVSHFKGKACETVADYALAGDKKTTKQNPVQLLLVGVGCCDKLNNTVLQKIANTIYQSTQKRVASITVALGDTLEEKQFGQFSLNLLAASYRFDKYKSEQTTPVLTDIYLLADKSLQPALDFAQSVFIGQNLTRDVANEPGNICFPAYMAEQAQDLAKAYPDLLKVTVLGEEEMSALGMGCFLAVSQGSTKEGQLVILEYQGKSKFSAQAANKTTNSSAKASSGLKVLTDKLPSKKSAKNAAKNSDDNAQISNDDAPIVLVGKGVTFDSGGISIKPGAAMDEMKFDMGGSAAVLGTMKALCEARLPINVVGALACAENMPSGDATRPGDIVKAMNGKSVEILNTDAEGRLVLADTLCYIQRYQPKAIIDVATLTGACVVALGHVRSAVFSNDEDVLFELENASEQSGDLIWHMPMDDAYQSLLDSPIADMQNIGGKGAGAVTAACFLSRFVEDGQAWAHLDIAGTAWNSGKEKAATGRPVPLFMQYLKNCADMA, encoded by the coding sequence ATGAATATTAAGTTAACTCAGCATCTACCAAAGACTCACACCCAAAAGATTCTCAAAAAAGAAGCCAAAAATAAAGACGAGGCCTGTTTGGTCGTTTTAGTCGATGATAAGAAGAATATACTGGCTGAATCCGCTTTGAGCGATTATCAAGCGCGTATTGAGCAGCTCATTGAAGTCTCACACTTTAAAGGTAAAGCCTGCGAAACCGTTGCCGATTATGCATTGGCAGGTGATAAAAAAACCACCAAGCAAAATCCTGTCCAGCTATTATTAGTCGGCGTCGGCTGCTGTGATAAGCTCAATAACACTGTCCTACAAAAAATTGCCAATACCATCTATCAGAGTACGCAAAAGCGCGTCGCTTCAATCACTGTCGCCTTAGGTGATACGCTAGAAGAGAAGCAGTTTGGACAATTTTCACTAAACTTATTAGCAGCAAGCTATCGTTTTGATAAATACAAATCTGAGCAAACAACACCGGTATTAACTGATATCTATCTACTCGCTGACAAGTCTTTGCAGCCAGCTCTAGACTTTGCCCAGTCCGTATTTATCGGCCAAAATCTAACCCGTGATGTGGCCAATGAGCCAGGGAACATTTGCTTCCCCGCCTATATGGCAGAGCAAGCGCAAGACTTGGCTAAAGCTTATCCTGATCTATTGAAAGTGACAGTGCTAGGTGAAGAAGAGATGTCAGCGTTAGGCATGGGTTGTTTTTTAGCGGTGTCACAAGGCTCTACTAAAGAAGGCCAACTGGTCATCTTAGAATATCAAGGCAAATCTAAATTCAGTGCCCAAGCTGCCAATAAAACCACAAACAGTAGCGCAAAAGCTAGCAGTGGTCTAAAAGTGCTCACAGATAAACTTCCTAGCAAAAAATCTGCGAAAAATGCGGCTAAGAATAGCGATGATAACGCGCAAATTTCAAATGACGACGCGCCTATCGTATTAGTTGGTAAAGGCGTGACCTTTGATTCAGGCGGTATCTCTATCAAACCTGGCGCCGCAATGGATGAAATGAAGTTCGATATGGGCGGCTCAGCAGCCGTGTTGGGCACGATGAAAGCCTTATGCGAAGCGCGTCTACCAATTAACGTTGTGGGTGCTCTCGCTTGTGCAGAAAACATGCCATCAGGTGATGCAACACGTCCCGGTGATATTGTTAAAGCCATGAACGGCAAGTCGGTCGAGATTCTAAATACTGATGCTGAAGGCCGTTTAGTACTAGCAGATACCTTATGCTACATCCAGCGTTATCAGCCAAAAGCCATTATTGATGTTGCTACTCTAACGGGCGCTTGTGTGGTTGCTTTAGGTCACGTTCGCTCAGCAGTATTTAGTAATGATGAAGATGTATTATTTGAGCTCGAGAACGCTAGTGAACAATCAGGTGATCTAATCTGGCACATGCCGATGGATGATGCTTATCAATCATTGCTCGACTCTCCTATCGCTGACATGCAAAACATCGGTGGCAAGGGTGCAGGCGCAGTGACTGCAGCTTGTTTCTTGTCTCGCTTTGTCGAAGACGGTCAAGCATGGGCGCATTTAGATATTGCTGGTACCGCATGGAACTCAGGTAAAGAAAAAGCAGCAACCGGTCGTCCTGTGCCACTATTCATGCAGTATCTAAAAAACTGTGCAGATATGGCATAG
- a CDS encoding class I SAM-dependent methyltransferase, translating into MSHRPPADLLDKAKHWRDDINFRQDVLGKPFDFATTWGIFSPQKLDDGSLMLLDYIDFEQDDDSIDLGCGYGVLGMAAARECPNGQHTLIDKDFMAVEYARRNCEKNGLNNVDVHLSNGFNHVDKAKDFSLVMSNLPAKVGKEQHYLYFLDAHARMRKGGRFYVVTINGLRQFMKRSFTEVFGNSEKVKQGKTYTITMATKD; encoded by the coding sequence ATGAGCCATAGACCTCCTGCTGACCTATTAGACAAAGCAAAACACTGGCGCGATGATATTAATTTTCGCCAAGACGTGCTGGGCAAGCCTTTTGACTTTGCGACCACGTGGGGAATCTTTTCACCACAAAAGCTCGATGACGGTAGCTTGATGCTTCTCGATTATATTGATTTTGAGCAGGATGATGACTCAATAGATTTAGGCTGTGGCTATGGCGTGCTAGGAATGGCGGCAGCACGCGAATGTCCAAATGGTCAGCATACTTTGATTGATAAGGACTTTATGGCAGTAGAATATGCGCGCCGTAATTGCGAGAAGAACGGTTTGAATAATGTCGATGTGCATTTGTCTAACGGCTTTAATCATGTAGATAAAGCGAAGGATTTTAGCTTGGTGATGTCAAACTTACCAGCCAAGGTAGGTAAAGAGCAGCACTATCTCTATTTCCTCGATGCGCATGCACGTATGCGTAAAGGCGGACGCTTTTATGTGGTGACGATCAACGGTTTACGTCAATTTATGAAGCGCTCATTTACTGAAGTATTTGGTAATAGTGAGAAAGTGAAACAAGGTAAAACCTACACGATTACTATGGCGACCAAAGACTAA
- a CDS encoding DNA polymerase III subunit chi encodes MMQISFYVLSESKAQDFLGFICQLTQTALNKSSQSLLILAEDEALLSDFDEALWAQDASSFIPHQRLIANENTVDNIGSSLAPVLLGAYLPAEFNGIVINTTSRPVNDFITATSNTQPARVLEIIKPDDASVQDGRVKYKRYQQLGYELTHFKV; translated from the coding sequence ATGATGCAAATTAGTTTTTATGTGTTAAGTGAGAGTAAAGCCCAAGATTTCTTGGGCTTTATTTGTCAGTTGACCCAAACCGCACTCAACAAAAGCAGCCAGTCGTTATTAATTCTTGCTGAGGATGAAGCTTTGCTTAGCGATTTTGATGAGGCTTTATGGGCCCAGGATGCCAGCAGCTTTATTCCACATCAACGTCTAATAGCTAACGAAAACACTGTTGATAATATAGGGTCATCTCTAGCCCCAGTCCTACTGGGCGCTTATCTGCCAGCGGAGTTCAATGGGATTGTTATCAATACCACTTCCCGTCCCGTTAATGACTTTATCACTGCTACTAGTAATACACAGCCCGCGCGTGTTCTTGAGATTATCAAACCAGATGACGCAAGCGTGCAAGATGGACGCGTTAAATATAAGCGTTATCAACAATTAGGCTATGAACTCACTCACTTTAAAGTGTAA
- a CDS encoding septal ring lytic transglycosylase RlpA family protein: MSYLIKSLVITLSLLLSTTVFAANTSYYGNKFHGKRTASGSIFNMNSLTAAHRTLPFGTKVKVTNKKTKQSVIVKITDRGPFIRGRILDLSKAAAGKINCQLCTTSMNVLSYGDGKYRRQ, translated from the coding sequence ATGTCTTATTTAATTAAGTCTTTAGTTATCACGTTATCACTACTGTTAAGTACCACGGTTTTTGCCGCTAACACCAGTTACTACGGTAATAAATTTCACGGTAAACGCACAGCTAGTGGTAGTATCTTCAATATGAATTCCCTGACCGCTGCACATAGAACGCTGCCGTTTGGTACGAAGGTAAAAGTGACTAATAAAAAGACAAAGCAGAGCGTGATAGTGAAAATCACCGATAGAGGACCTTTCATCAGGGGACGTATTCTTGATCTATCTAAAGCCGCTGCTGGTAAAATAAACTGCCAACTCTGTACGACTAGTATGAATGTACTATCTTACGGTGATGGCAAATACCGTAGACAATAA